From Triticum urartu cultivar G1812 chromosome 2, Tu2.1, whole genome shotgun sequence, a single genomic window includes:
- the LOC125540953 gene encoding MICAL-like protein 1, protein MPRPRAGHHSRTPTPPMPMPMRPRVFPRDPVRPPPPSPPIYTYLATPFPLPQQHPSFPNRSDAPSSSSPCTKLTLPARTPAFKLPRCSTSHLIIILMDAMSCLAPPAAAASFLSASSSLGPAYYTDAALARALNFSAMPDYEYDYSPAASSPSNSASASALSSSSLLADFPCSAGGSNWFASTSAPPTGSLSCDSVLVASDAAPRPPSTPVGAATNKRRAGLGPNTAGAGRAGKRRARASKRAPTTYISTDPANFRLMVQHVTGVQAEPGTDDGSVLHASFDASSAAALLDCRPFDGASFGDALRMPGDADAAALHRHHQQQQLAQQQQPCYPTLDSWSVMYESSQLL, encoded by the coding sequence ATGCCGAGGCCGCGCGCCGGCCATCACTCGCGCACGCCGACACCGCCGATGCCGATGCCGATGCGCCCACGCGTTTTCCCGCGGGACCCCGTGCGTCCACCACCCCCGTCCCCGCCTATATACACCTACCTCGCTACCCCATTCCCACTCCCCCAACAACACCCTTCCTTCCCAAACCGCTCAGACgcaccctcctcctcctccccgtgTACTAAACTCACACTACCTGCACGGACGCCGGCGTTCAAACTTCCAAGGTGCTCCACTTCTCACCTGATCATCATCCTCATGGACGCCATGTCGTGCCTAgcgccgccggcggcggcggcgtcgttCCTCTCGGCCTCCTCCTCGCTCGGCCCTGCCTACTACACCGACGCCGCCCTCGCGCGCGCGCTCAACTTCTCCGCCATGCCCGACTACGAGTACGACTACTCGCCGGCCGCATCCTCGCCCTCCaactccgcctccgcctccgcgcTCTCCTCGTCGTCCCTTCTCGCGGACTTCCCCTGCAGCGCGGGCGGCAGCAACTGGTTCGCCTCCACGTCCGCGCCGCCCACGGGCTCGCTCTCCTGCGACTCCGTGCTGGTCGCGTCGGACGCGGCGCCGCGGCCGCCGTCCACCCCCGTGGGCGCCGCGACGAACAAGAGGCGGGCGGGCCtggggccgaacacagcgggcgcCGGGCGGGCCGGGAAGCGGCGCGCGCGGGCGTCGAAGCGCGCGCCGACCACGTACATCAGCACCGACCCCGCCAACTTCCGGCTCATGGTGCAGCACGTGACCGGCGTCCAGGCCGAGCCGGGCACCGACGACGGCAGCGTCCTGCACGCCTCGTTCGACGCGTCCTCCGCCGCGGCGCTGCTGGACTGCCGCCCGTTCGACGGCGCGTCGTTCGGGGACGCGCTGCGGATGCCGGGCGACGCCGACGCGGCGGCGCTCCATCGCCACCACCAGCAACAGCAGCTggcgcagcagcagcagccgtGCTACCCGACGCTGGACTCGTGGAGCGTCATGTACGAGAGCAGCCAGCTGCTGTAG